The genomic interval CTCAAAGAGGGTCACCTGGAGGTTTGCCGATTTTTCGATTATCCCGGGGGAGTTCTGACACAAACCGTTCAGACCCAGGTAGTCCGAAAGGTGAATGTCCACGGTAGAGAGTGCTACGAAGTGCTTATTGAGCATTCCGATTGCGAGCCTCCCGAACCTAATATTCTTGATTACTTCAACGTTACCGATCAGGGATTTGACTGGGTTATGAGGGTAACGGCAGATGATACCTATCCACTGACAAAGTTCATGAAGGAGGGGGAAGAGTTGTTCCCTTTATCCTATTCGTGCGGGGAAAACAAGGATTACATTGCCCGTGTGGTAGATCTGACCATCGGTGACAAGTTGTACGGTCACTGCCTGGCGGTTTTCTGGGCGTGGCAGGATGGTACGCCGGCAGAAAGCTTCTACAGCTCGGACGGCAGGCAGGTACTGCATCGAAGGTATGTTGGTCCTGAAGCCTCCGAATCACACAATTACCGGTATGCCAACCTTAAGGATGAGGAGAGAAAAACCTTCGGAGGAAAAGAATACCGCCTCTGGTACGATACTGTTTTAGTGGAATAATTAGATAATTTAATCCATCGTAATTAAGGAATTGGCTCCGGTTACGGATAACTACATAATCGGAGTCATTTCTACATTCCGCCGTTTCCATACTGTCCATGATAAATGGCAGATGAACCTGACAGAATCTGAAGCTCGCAGACGAGCGGATATCTACATGTGTTCCATGCCTGCATGGAATCAGACCAGTCAATGATCTGAATAATTGTCCGGGGCAGCGTTTGCCATACCATGAAGCTATGGGAAGTTCCCGGGTCTTCATCCGAGCCCCTGGTAATGGCCTGCGAACCTTCACTGCATTGACAGGACAAGACTACCCTCGGTATTAATTTCTTCAGATAGGAAACATGCCTGGGATAATTTTGTTGTTGCTGAACGGATGTTCAGAAAACATGACTGAATAGGGCATGCTGAAGCATTATTCAATGCTGCGTTCCCTGTGGCTTGAAATCACGCTTCATATCGGTCAGTAATAGTATATTTTTATGTATGGTGCCGTTAAAGCAGAGATAGAAATAAATAAAGGAGTAAGAATGGGTAAACTAAAATTAATCAATAATCAATTAGTCAGCAAAGAGGGATTATCGAAAAAAAAATTAATACTACTCGATGAACTGCGGTTACTGTATGTTTTCTTTCCGCCCACACTAAAATCGTGGTTTGTGGTCTCATCCACGTCCAATATTCAATGGCTTAATCTTGATGCCTTATCTGCTGATGAGATAGAGAGATTCTCATCTGATTATGACCAGTTGATCAAGGAAGAAAAAGGTTTTTTTCTGAGTGATATAAAACTGATTATGGCTGACTTTCATAATAATTATTCAATATTCACATTGAAGGATTTTAAAAAAGCGGGTATCAATATTTTTAGCATTTTACTGAGTTACAGGACTGAACGCTTGCAGCGATTACACCAGTGGCTGCAAACAGATCCTCAAGTGCAAATGGTTGGTGTCATGAGTCAGAAAGCCTTGGTAAATTCCAGGGGATTCAGACGAGGAAATAAGGTTCTGGATTGGGATGATCTGGAAACATTAAAGGTAAATACAGCTAATCTGAGTACATTTCTTTTGCTCATCCCCAAAGGAGTCAGTACCGGTATGTTCAGTTTTAAACAATACAAGTATACCATTGGAATATCGGAAAAGAAGAAGGAGTATTACGTGGCAGAATGTGATTTCTGGCACAGTATGGCTAAGGATTCAAATATCAGGAATTAAGAGATAGGGAGATCATGAATATGAAGTTTACACTCAGATCTGTTCTTCCTGCCGCAGTCGCAATGCTGCTTTGTACTGCACCCGCAGGAGCAGGGACTTATTACGTCTCCCCCACCGGTAACAACGGATACAGCGGCACCAGCCCCGATTCAGCCTTCGCGACTCTCCAGTACGCGGCCGATATAGTTACAGCCGGAGACAGCGTTCTTGTGCTGGATGGTGAATACACAGGTTTCGATCTGCGAACCAGTGGCTCTCAGTCGTTACCCATCGTCTTCGCGGCGATGTATGACAATGCGGTAATCAATCAGCGGAATTCCGTTACACCTGATGGCATCAACATCGAAAACGCGGGATGGATCATTATTGACGGATTCAAAGTGACAGGGCTGCCACGCAACGGTATCAGGGTTGCCGTATCGTCAAACGTCACGGTCAGGTACTGCCTCTGCGAATATTGCGATTCCCGAGGGATATTTACCGGTTTCGCCGACTGGGTTACTATCGAACACAATGAATGCTGCTATACCGTTACAGAGCACGGCATCTACACATCCAACAGCGGTGATCACCCTGTTATCCGTTTCAATCACAGCCATCACAACAACGGCTGCGGTATCCATATGAACGGTGACCTCAGCGCCGGAGGAGACGGCATCATCTCCGACGCCATCGTCGAAGCAAACATCATACACGACAACGGGCAGAGCGGCGGATCGGCCATCAACTGCGACGGAGTAGTTGAATCTGTCATTTTCAACAACCTTCTTTACAATAACCACGCAAGCGGCATAAGCCTTTTTATGATAGACGGCGCTACAGGATCACACGATGTCGATGTTTATAACAATACAATTGTAATGCCCGACGATGGCAGATGGGGAATCAACATCAACACCGGGTCTACAGACGCAGCGCTTCGCAACAACATTATCCTGAATGCTCATTCATGGAAAGGCAGTATAAAAATCGATGCCTCATCCATATCCGGATTCACCAGCGACTACAGCATCCTGGAAGACCGGCTCAGCATTGACGGAGGAAGTTCTGTTATCACACTTCTGCAATGGCAGGCTCATGGCTTCGACATTCATTCCCAGGTCTGTTCGAACTGGAACGATCTTTTCACGAACTGGCAGCAACATGACTACCATATCACCTATTCCTCTCAGGCAACGGACACCGGAACAGACGAAGTCCAGTCAATAGTGCTGTTCGATCTGGATGGGATTACAAGACCACAGGGAACAACGTGGGACATAGGTTCCTACGAATACAGCTCGACAGGTATCGATCCGGCCCTCCATTCGACTCCGCAGCCCGGACATGTATCATCTCCGGGCATGATTACCTTTATTGAACTGCCGTCCGGCTCGAGTGTAACCGTCTTCGATCTTTCCGGTAGAAGAATCACACGGCTCTGGGAATCGGAAGGTCAGGTTACCTGGAACACAGGCAGAGTACCAAGCGGGATCTACCTTTACATGATAATCAACAGTGAAAACAACCATATATATGGAAACAAAGCGGTGATTTTCAGAAACTGATAAAGAAGAGAGGTTGGACAATGAAAATACGCCAGATGTCGACCTTCAGTGAAAGGGATACCATCATGAAGGGAACAGCACAGGTAATCGCCTTTCTATTGATAGTTACGACCGCATCCCTCGGTTCTGAGATCCTGTTATTCGAAGATTGCGAGGATACAGCTTTTACAGAGTGGTTCCTTGAACGAAGCATAGGCACTTCCTACTATTGGGAAGAGCTTATGTCGGAACTCACCAGATCGGACGAAACTCCCGTAAGCGGTAACTACTGTATGACATACGATCCGTGGACAACGGGCAATCCACACGCGAATGAAGGTTTTCCGGTAACTCACGGAAACACAGGCGGATTCCTGTTCGACAATGTCCATACTTCAACATACTACTTCAGGTGGCAACAGAGATGGCAGACCGATATCAACTATACCGGCACTATACAGAATAAGAATATCTATATCGGTTACGGTGAGTGGGGTGGCGACTTCGTGTTCGTACTGGCTAAAAACGGTGACGACAACTTCCATATAACCATAAGAAGCAA from Candidatus Aegiribacteria sp. carries:
- a CDS encoding right-handed parallel beta-helix repeat-containing protein; the protein is MKFTLRSVLPAAVAMLLCTAPAGAGTYYVSPTGNNGYSGTSPDSAFATLQYAADIVTAGDSVLVLDGEYTGFDLRTSGSQSLPIVFAAMYDNAVINQRNSVTPDGINIENAGWIIIDGFKVTGLPRNGIRVAVSSNVTVRYCLCEYCDSRGIFTGFADWVTIEHNECCYTVTEHGIYTSNSGDHPVIRFNHSHHNNGCGIHMNGDLSAGGDGIISDAIVEANIIHDNGQSGGSAINCDGVVESVIFNNLLYNNHASGISLFMIDGATGSHDVDVYNNTIVMPDDGRWGININTGSTDAALRNNIILNAHSWKGSIKIDASSISGFTSDYSILEDRLSIDGGSSVITLLQWQAHGFDIHSQVCSNWNDLFTNWQQHDYHITYSSQATDTGTDEVQSIVLFDLDGITRPQGTTWDIGSYEYSSTGIDPALHSTPQPGHVSSPGMITFIELPSGSSVTVFDLSGRRITRLWESEGQVTWNTGRVPSGIYLYMIINSENNHIYGNKAVIFRN